From one Streptomyces sp. R41 genomic stretch:
- a CDS encoding carbohydrate ABC transporter permease has product MSPLWTFVAWLATLAFFAPVAWMVLTSFHQEADAATNPPTPFAPLTFDQYKLLFSRDITPFLLNSAMASVISTLLVLLLAVPTAYALSIKPVEKWTDVMFFFLSTKFLPAIAALLPVYLIVKDIGMLDNVWTLIVLYTAMNLPIAVWMMRSFLAEVPKEILEAAEVDGAGLLTVLWRVFAPVAMPGLAATSLICFIFSWNEFMFAVNLTATQASTAPVFLVGFITNEGLFLARLCAAATLVSLPVLIAGFAAQDKLVRGLSLGAVK; this is encoded by the coding sequence CTGTCGCCCCTGTGGACCTTCGTCGCCTGGCTGGCCACGCTGGCGTTCTTCGCGCCGGTGGCGTGGATGGTGCTCACCTCCTTCCACCAGGAGGCGGACGCGGCGACCAACCCGCCGACCCCCTTCGCCCCGCTCACCTTCGACCAGTACAAACTGCTGTTCAGCCGGGACATCACCCCCTTCCTCCTCAACTCGGCCATGGCCAGCGTCATTTCGACCCTGCTGGTCCTCCTGCTGGCGGTGCCGACGGCCTACGCGCTGTCCATCAAGCCGGTCGAGAAGTGGACCGACGTGATGTTCTTCTTCCTCTCAACGAAGTTCCTGCCGGCCATCGCGGCCCTGCTGCCGGTGTATCTGATCGTCAAGGACATCGGGATGCTGGACAACGTATGGACGCTGATCGTCCTCTACACCGCCATGAACCTTCCGATCGCGGTGTGGATGATGCGCTCCTTCCTCGCCGAGGTCCCCAAGGAAATCCTGGAGGCGGCCGAGGTCGACGGCGCGGGCCTCCTCACCGTCCTCTGGCGGGTCTTCGCACCGGTCGCCATGCCCGGACTCGCCGCCACCTCACTGATCTGCTTCATCTTCAGCTGGAACGAGTTCATGTTCGCCGTCAACCTCACCGCGACACAGGCGTCCACCGCACCGGTCTTCCTCGTCGGCTTCATCACCAACGAGGGCCTGTTCCTGGCCCGGCTGTGCGCGGCGGCCACACTGGTGTCGCTGCCCGTCCTCATCGCCGGATTCGCCGCCCAGGACAAACTCGTCCGCGGCCTGTCCCTGGGAGCCGTGAAGTGA
- a CDS encoding HAD family hydrolase, producing the protein MIHTLFETPSAFHPSDAEMAAPVPPVQAVLFDFSNTIFQMIDLETWLHRVGAACGRLAVLEEPGAVAEICDQLRAAFRLPSVVALQEGRDLTSDQHRRAMRGWWEQVDFLRGAEEAAYRELTAPDAWVPYPDTEPVLRALRERGLSIAIVSDFAWDLRTHLAHHGLDALIDTCVISYEQGREKPDPQLFLKACADLGTDPRATLMVGDNPVRDGGATACGLRTYILPAEHRTGERGLTDVLRLVT; encoded by the coding sequence GTGATCCATACCCTGTTCGAAACACCGAGCGCCTTCCACCCCAGCGACGCCGAGATGGCCGCGCCCGTGCCCCCGGTCCAGGCCGTGCTGTTCGACTTCAGCAACACCATCTTCCAGATGATCGACCTGGAGACGTGGCTGCACCGGGTGGGCGCCGCGTGCGGCCGCCTCGCCGTGTTGGAAGAGCCCGGCGCGGTGGCCGAGATCTGCGACCAGTTGCGCGCGGCCTTCCGGCTGCCCTCCGTCGTCGCCCTCCAAGAAGGCCGGGACCTCACTTCCGACCAGCACCGCCGCGCCATGCGGGGCTGGTGGGAGCAGGTGGACTTCCTGCGCGGCGCGGAGGAGGCCGCCTACCGGGAACTCACCGCCCCGGACGCCTGGGTCCCCTATCCCGACACCGAACCCGTCCTGCGCGCCCTGCGCGAACGCGGACTGAGCATCGCCATCGTCAGCGACTTCGCCTGGGACCTGCGCACCCACCTCGCCCACCACGGGCTGGACGCTTTGATCGACACCTGCGTCATCTCCTACGAGCAGGGCCGCGAAAAGCCCGACCCGCAGCTCTTCCTCAAAGCCTGCGCCGACCTCGGCACCGACCCTCGCGCCACCCTCATGGTCGGCGACAACCCGGTCCGCGACGGCGGCGCGACCGCCTGCGGCCTGCGCACCTACATCCTGCCGGCGGAACACCGCACCGGCGAGCGCGGCCTGACGGACGTGCTGCGGCTGGTGACCTGA
- a CDS encoding ABATE domain-containing protein, producing MKLDHVFVCGDPALDFAATLRARRTVRFEMFAAPDSLNAWYVESGIVDAVSPSQEADVEQATTVREAIYQLVTARRLGEECDGAALTVVNNAARKPPAVPQLTPSGRWTQATPEEALSLVTRHAIELLSGPDVPLLKECGNPECTRTYIDRSRGMRRQWCGMESCGNKIKAAAYRARKKTAPAAAH from the coding sequence GTGAAACTCGACCATGTCTTCGTTTGCGGAGACCCGGCGCTGGACTTCGCCGCCACGCTCCGAGCACGCCGTACGGTGCGCTTCGAGATGTTCGCAGCGCCCGACAGTCTGAACGCTTGGTACGTGGAGTCCGGCATCGTCGATGCGGTCTCCCCCAGTCAGGAAGCCGACGTCGAGCAGGCGACGACCGTACGGGAAGCCATCTACCAACTGGTCACCGCCCGTCGGCTCGGGGAGGAGTGCGACGGGGCGGCGCTGACCGTGGTCAACAACGCGGCACGCAAGCCGCCCGCGGTGCCGCAGCTGACTCCGTCGGGGCGATGGACGCAGGCGACGCCGGAAGAAGCCCTTTCCCTGGTGACGCGCCATGCCATCGAGCTCCTGAGCGGGCCGGACGTACCCCTGCTCAAGGAGTGCGGCAACCCGGAGTGCACGCGCACCTACATCGACCGCTCGCGGGGCATGCGCCGGCAGTGGTGCGGGATGGAGTCATGCGGCAACAAGATCAAGGCAGCCGCGTACCGGGCCCGCAAAAAGACCGCGCCCGCGGCGGCCCACTGA
- a CDS encoding class I SAM-dependent methyltransferase — protein MADDGQELGEAQRAHWQQTYTAHPGMYGEQPSAPAVHAAAVFRAVGATDVLELGAGHGRDALYFAREGFTVRATDFSPVGLEQLRGSARDQGVAGRVTTVVHDVREPLPLPDDSVDAVFAHMLLCMALSTGEIHAAVGEIRRVLRPGGVFVYTVRHTGDAHYGAGTSHGDDIYEHGGFAVHFFPRDLVEALADGWSLEEVHAFEEGDLPRRLWRITQTLPR, from the coding sequence GTGGCGGACGACGGGCAGGAGTTGGGCGAGGCCCAGCGGGCGCACTGGCAGCAGACGTATACCGCCCACCCGGGCATGTACGGCGAGCAACCCTCCGCCCCCGCGGTCCACGCCGCCGCCGTCTTCCGAGCGGTCGGGGCAACCGATGTGCTGGAGCTGGGCGCCGGCCACGGCCGCGACGCCCTGTACTTCGCACGCGAGGGCTTCACCGTCCGGGCCACCGACTTCAGCCCGGTCGGCCTGGAGCAGCTGCGCGGCTCCGCCCGGGACCAGGGCGTCGCCGGGCGGGTCACCACCGTGGTGCACGACGTGCGTGAGCCCCTGCCGCTGCCCGACGACTCGGTGGACGCGGTCTTCGCGCACATGCTGCTGTGCATGGCGCTGTCCACCGGGGAGATCCATGCTGCGGTCGGCGAGATCCGCCGAGTTCTGCGGCCGGGCGGCGTTTTCGTCTACACCGTCCGCCATACCGGAGACGCCCACTACGGCGCCGGAACCTCCCATGGCGACGACATCTACGAACACGGCGGCTTTGCCGTGCACTTCTTCCCTCGCGATCTGGTCGAGGCCCTCGCCGACGGCTGGAGCTTGGAAGAGGTCCACGCGTTCGAGGAAGGTGACCTGCCCCGTCGCCTGTGGCGCATCACCCAGACCCTGCCCCGCTGA
- a CDS encoding DeoR/GlpR family DNA-binding transcription regulator, which translates to MTARTRLSQAAVEERRQAVLRYVAEHGETRIDDLAQHFDVSLMTMHRDLDDLAGRHLLRKERGRAVAFPALTMETATRFRENSALAAKNALCAAVAERIRPGSTVLMDDSTTLFPLVPALARLDQLHVVTNSVGLAQRLGSAPGVSVTLLGGHYGGDFNSCTGPTVTRALSRIRADVALMSATAVLEGRLFHPLNDYVEVKLAMLASAEQALLLADHSKFGAATYAYGTVADYHAVITDTGTPEAELAAIRELGVPVETVEPEEPSL; encoded by the coding sequence GTGACCGCCCGTACGCGACTGTCACAGGCCGCCGTCGAGGAGCGGCGCCAGGCCGTGCTGCGGTACGTCGCCGAACACGGCGAGACCCGCATCGACGACCTCGCCCAGCACTTCGACGTCAGTCTGATGACCATGCACCGGGACCTGGACGACCTCGCCGGGCGGCATCTGCTGCGCAAGGAGCGTGGACGGGCCGTCGCCTTCCCAGCCCTCACCATGGAGACGGCCACCCGCTTCCGTGAGAACAGCGCACTCGCGGCCAAGAACGCGCTGTGCGCCGCCGTCGCCGAGCGGATCAGGCCGGGCAGCACGGTGCTGATGGACGACTCGACCACCCTGTTCCCCCTGGTGCCCGCGCTGGCCCGGCTGGACCAGCTCCACGTCGTCACCAACTCCGTCGGCCTCGCGCAGCGTCTCGGGTCCGCGCCCGGCGTGAGCGTCACCCTGCTGGGCGGCCACTACGGCGGCGACTTCAACTCCTGCACCGGTCCCACCGTCACGCGCGCTCTGTCCCGGATACGGGCCGACGTCGCCCTGATGTCCGCCACCGCCGTCCTGGAGGGCCGTCTCTTCCACCCCCTGAACGACTACGTCGAGGTGAAGCTGGCCATGCTCGCCTCCGCCGAACAGGCGCTGCTCCTCGCGGACCACTCCAAGTTCGGCGCCGCCACGTACGCGTACGGCACCGTGGCCGACTACCACGCCGTCATCACCGACACCGGCACCCCCGAGGCGGAACTCGCGGCCATACGCGAACTCGGAGTCCCCGTCGAGACGGTCGAACCCGAAGAGCCCTCCCTGTGA
- a CDS encoding zinc-binding dehydrogenase: MTEQIRRVLVRSLDDITIEQVPAPVPEDDELLVRTTVVGVCGSDTHAAAGHHPFIDLPYRPGHEAVGVVAAPGRGAEDFAPGDRVIIEPNLYCGRCPQCRSGRYNICQELKVFGCQTPGAMTDLFTIPADRVHRVPDGMTDIEAALVEPLATPVHAVAKAGDLTGRTVAVFGAGPIGLLTLLAARHAGAARIAVTDLLDGKRQRALRLGADMALPADAPDLVEQAHAALGGPVDVVFDCVSREQSMAQATELVAKGGRIVVVGVGAAGPTPIRLDLVQDREIRIEGTLMYTGEDYRNAMSLIASGAVDTAEIVTATYPLEDAAKAFAASVDPEQVKVLVTVDGQ, encoded by the coding sequence ATGACCGAGCAGATTCGCCGCGTTCTCGTCCGCTCTCTCGACGACATCACCATCGAGCAGGTGCCCGCACCCGTTCCCGAGGACGACGAACTCCTCGTCCGCACCACGGTCGTCGGGGTGTGCGGCTCCGACACCCATGCGGCGGCCGGCCACCATCCCTTCATAGACCTCCCTTACCGCCCGGGTCACGAGGCGGTGGGTGTCGTCGCCGCGCCAGGGAGGGGAGCCGAGGATTTCGCGCCCGGCGACCGGGTGATCATCGAACCCAACCTGTACTGCGGCCGGTGCCCCCAGTGCCGCTCCGGCCGCTACAACATCTGCCAGGAGCTGAAGGTCTTCGGCTGCCAGACGCCCGGCGCCATGACCGACCTGTTCACCATCCCGGCCGACCGCGTCCACCGCGTCCCCGACGGCATGACCGACATCGAGGCCGCCCTCGTCGAGCCCCTGGCCACCCCGGTGCACGCCGTGGCGAAGGCCGGTGATCTCACCGGCCGCACGGTCGCGGTATTCGGCGCCGGCCCCATCGGCCTGCTCACCCTCCTCGCCGCCCGGCACGCGGGCGCCGCCCGGATCGCCGTCACCGACCTGCTGGACGGCAAGCGGCAGAGGGCGCTGCGCCTCGGCGCCGACATGGCCCTGCCCGCCGACGCCCCCGACCTGGTCGAGCAGGCCCACGCGGCGCTCGGCGGTCCGGTCGACGTCGTCTTCGACTGCGTGTCGCGGGAGCAGTCCATGGCCCAGGCCACCGAGCTGGTGGCCAAGGGCGGCCGCATCGTGGTGGTGGGTGTGGGCGCCGCCGGCCCCACCCCGATCCGTCTGGACCTGGTCCAGGACCGGGAGATCCGTATCGAGGGCACCCTGATGTACACCGGCGAGGACTACCGCAACGCGATGTCCCTGATCGCCTCGGGTGCCGTCGACACCGCCGAGATCGTCACCGCCACCTATCCGCTGGAGGACGCCGCCAAGGCTTTCGCCGCATCCGTCGACCCCGAGCAGGTCAAGGTGCTGGTCACGGTTGACGGTCAATAG
- a CDS encoding transposase: protein MGCSCKPHLIMDTLGLVLAVIDTAASVHDSTGGRQLPTEPTAARPPVTKVWADGGYQGRVSNHGAALGIWLEVVKRPSATRR, encoded by the coding sequence TTGGGATGTTCTTGCAAGCCGCATCTGATCATGGACACCCTCGGCCTGGTCCTGGCCGTCATTGACACGGCCGCATCGGTTCACGACTCGACAGGCGGTAGGCAGTTGCCGACCGAGCCGACGGCGGCCCGTCCGCCTGTGACGAAGGTCTGGGCCGACGGGGGTTATCAGGGGCGTGTGTCCAACCACGGTGCCGCGTTGGGGATCTGGCTGGAGGTCGTCAAGCGGCCCTCGGCCACCCGCCGCTGA
- a CDS encoding zinc-dependent alcohol dehydrogenase family protein, with translation MRAAVIAAPAKVELATVDDPAPGPREVVVQVTACGLCGTDLHILQGEHAPSLPIVPGHEFAGEVVAVGSRVTEVTVGARVAVDPNLYCSECHYCRLGRNNLCERYAAIGVTHPGAAAEFVAAPVANCVLLPDGVRTEDAALIEPLSCAVRGYDVLRSRLASRVLVYGTGTMGLMMLQLAKATGAASVDVVDINAERLATARQLGCSAGATSADELDRPPYGWDLVVDATGNAQAIQDALGRVGKGGTYLQFPAASPAARATVEPYKIYNQEITITGSMAVLHSFERAADLFATGVIDPDVFISDRLPLAAFPDAIARFQAGLGRKIQIQPGLATA, from the coding sequence GTGAGGGCGGCCGTCATCGCGGCACCGGCCAAGGTGGAACTCGCCACCGTCGACGACCCGGCCCCCGGCCCCCGCGAGGTCGTCGTCCAGGTGACCGCGTGCGGGCTGTGCGGTACCGACCTGCACATCCTGCAGGGCGAGCACGCGCCCAGCCTGCCGATCGTCCCCGGCCACGAGTTCGCCGGGGAAGTCGTCGCCGTCGGCTCCCGGGTGACCGAGGTGACGGTGGGCGCCCGCGTCGCGGTCGACCCGAACCTGTACTGCTCCGAGTGCCACTACTGCCGCCTCGGCCGTAACAACCTGTGCGAGCGGTACGCGGCCATCGGCGTCACCCACCCCGGCGCCGCCGCCGAGTTCGTGGCCGCGCCGGTCGCCAACTGCGTGCTGCTCCCCGACGGCGTACGCACCGAGGACGCGGCCCTGATCGAACCGCTGTCCTGTGCGGTACGCGGCTACGACGTCCTGCGCAGCCGTCTCGCCTCCCGCGTGCTCGTCTACGGCACCGGAACCATGGGGCTGATGATGCTTCAGCTCGCCAAGGCCACCGGCGCCGCGAGCGTCGACGTCGTCGACATCAACGCCGAACGCCTGGCCACGGCACGGCAGTTGGGTTGCTCCGCCGGTGCCACGTCCGCCGACGAGCTCGACCGACCGCCCTACGGCTGGGATCTGGTCGTCGACGCCACCGGCAACGCCCAGGCCATCCAGGACGCCCTCGGCCGGGTCGGCAAGGGCGGTACGTACCTGCAGTTCCCGGCCGCCTCCCCCGCCGCCCGCGCGACCGTCGAGCCGTACAAGATCTACAACCAGGAGATCACGATCACCGGCTCCATGGCCGTCCTGCACAGCTTCGAACGCGCCGCGGACCTCTTCGCCACCGGCGTCATCGACCCGGACGTCTTCATCAGCGACCGCCTCCCCCTGGCGGCGTTCCCGGACGCGATCGCCCGCTTCCAGGCGGGCCTCGGCCGCAAGATCCAGATCCAGCCCGGCCTCGCCACCGCGTGA
- a CDS encoding organic hydroperoxide resistance protein, producing MAVSYTAVVNVDGEGRNGGRVQSEDGLLQTTLAIPKELGGAGNATNPEQLFAAGWAACFLGAVRRAAAERKIRLASTAITAEISLNHGDDGEFGLAAVLNVELGGVDEETATELGAAAHRICPYSKATRGNIPVTVNATAV from the coding sequence ATGGCAGTCAGCTACACCGCCGTCGTGAACGTCGACGGGGAGGGCCGCAACGGCGGCCGCGTCCAGTCCGAGGACGGACTTCTGCAGACCACTCTGGCCATCCCGAAGGAGCTGGGAGGTGCCGGCAACGCCACCAACCCCGAGCAGCTGTTCGCGGCGGGCTGGGCCGCCTGTTTCCTGGGCGCCGTGCGCCGCGCCGCCGCGGAGCGCAAGATCAGGCTGGCGAGCACCGCCATCACCGCCGAGATCTCGCTCAATCACGGTGACGACGGTGAGTTCGGCCTGGCTGCCGTTCTCAACGTCGAGCTCGGCGGCGTCGACGAGGAAACCGCCACGGAACTGGGCGCCGCCGCCCATCGAATCTGCCCCTACTCCAAGGCCACACGCGGCAACATCCCGGTCACCGTCAACGCCACCGCTGTCTAA
- a CDS encoding alpha/beta fold hydrolase, producing the protein MINRRSFSKALGLGTGAAAVSLSGLQAASAVPRSASAASTVPMVTPGAHTTFAQLKQIRAGLLNVGYAELGPAHGPAVICLHGWPYDIHSYVDVAPLLAEEGYRVIVPYLRGHGATRFLSDRTIRNAQQSAIALDIIALMDALKIERAVLAGFDWGSRTADIIAALWPERCKALVSVSGYLVTNRAANLKPLAPKAEHTWWYQYYFATERGRLAMEDKTLRHDLTRLVWDTVSPTWDFDDATFERTAAAFDNPDYAAVVIHNYRWRLSLADGERRYDGLEKRLATRPVIEVPTITLDPERDPFTAPGDGASYRDRFTGKYEHRTLTGIGHNLPQEAPTAFAQAVIDVDRF; encoded by the coding sequence ATGATCAACAGGCGTAGTTTCAGCAAGGCTCTGGGGCTGGGCACGGGCGCGGCCGCCGTTTCACTGAGCGGCCTGCAGGCCGCGTCCGCCGTCCCCCGGAGCGCATCCGCGGCGTCGACCGTTCCCATGGTCACCCCCGGCGCGCACACCACGTTTGCGCAGCTGAAGCAGATCAGGGCCGGCCTGCTGAACGTCGGTTACGCCGAACTCGGCCCCGCCCACGGCCCCGCGGTCATCTGCCTGCATGGATGGCCGTACGACATCCACAGCTACGTCGACGTCGCCCCGTTGCTGGCCGAAGAGGGCTACCGGGTGATCGTCCCGTATCTGCGCGGCCACGGCGCGACGCGCTTCCTCTCCGACCGGACGATCCGCAATGCCCAGCAGTCGGCCATCGCCCTCGACATCATCGCCCTGATGGACGCCCTGAAGATCGAGAGGGCCGTGCTGGCCGGCTTCGACTGGGGCTCGCGCACCGCCGACATCATCGCCGCACTCTGGCCCGAACGCTGCAAGGCCCTCGTGTCGGTGAGCGGCTACCTCGTCACCAACCGCGCGGCCAACCTGAAGCCGCTGGCCCCCAAGGCCGAACATACCTGGTGGTACCAGTACTACTTCGCCACCGAGCGAGGCCGGCTCGCCATGGAGGACAAGACCCTGCGCCACGACCTGACCAGGCTCGTCTGGGACACCGTGTCCCCGACGTGGGACTTCGACGACGCCACGTTCGAGCGCACCGCGGCAGCCTTCGACAACCCCGACTACGCGGCCGTCGTCATCCACAACTACCGCTGGCGGCTGAGTCTCGCCGACGGGGAGCGCCGCTACGACGGCCTCGAGAAGCGGCTCGCCACGCGACCGGTCATCGAGGTGCCCACCATCACCCTCGACCCCGAGCGGGATCCCTTCACCGCTCCGGGCGACGGAGCCTCGTACCGGGACAGGTTCACGGGAAAGTACGAGCACCGCACTCTTACGGGCATCGGCCACAACCTGCCGCAGGAGGCACCCACCGCCTTCGCCCAGGCCGTCATCGACGTGGACCGGTTCTGA
- a CDS encoding APC family permease has product MAADQITYEPADTSAAAQTERQKLRKHFGRFDILFFLLCTIVGVDTIGTVASSGAEAFTWLIVLAVVFFVPSALLTAELGAAFSDEGGPYIWTSRAFGRLTGAVNNFLYWITNPVWLGGTLSVSAVTAYTTFFNDGKDLCTPAFYAFTLVFVWVGVLAAILSFDVGKWIPTVGAWSRFVLLGLFTVTVVVYGIKHGLHGFGIGDFSPTYVGFVGLVPVLMFNYVGFELPNTAGDEMTDAQKDVPFAIFRSAFLAVLLYALPILGILLVLPVKAITGLGGFIDAIRQVFTVYGGHVAADGTATLSGAGSLLGDLAAIMFILTVLSSGVTWVMGSDRALAVSGYDGAAPRFLGVISSRFGTPVRVNILSGVVSTVVLVLAHELTDGSAAKLFGAVLGLAVSTTLVSYLGIFPALAVLRRKAPDVPRPYKAPFPRTISVVLTLLVLFASVQLVAPGLGDHWFGSDYAPDGWSYGERWKYLLTEAVPLVGFMLLGVLFWALGKPTRASLAAEE; this is encoded by the coding sequence GTGGCCGCTGACCAAATAACTTACGAGCCGGCAGACACGTCGGCAGCAGCCCAGACGGAGCGACAGAAGCTGCGCAAGCACTTCGGCCGCTTCGACATCCTTTTCTTCCTCCTCTGCACCATCGTCGGCGTGGACACCATCGGCACCGTGGCCTCGTCCGGTGCCGAGGCGTTCACCTGGCTCATCGTGCTGGCCGTCGTGTTCTTCGTGCCCTCCGCGCTGCTGACCGCCGAACTCGGGGCCGCGTTCTCCGACGAGGGCGGTCCCTACATCTGGACCAGCCGGGCCTTCGGGCGCCTCACCGGTGCCGTCAACAACTTCCTGTACTGGATCACCAATCCGGTGTGGCTCGGCGGCACGCTCTCCGTCTCCGCCGTCACGGCCTACACCACCTTCTTCAACGACGGTAAGGACCTGTGCACCCCGGCCTTCTACGCCTTCACCCTCGTGTTCGTCTGGGTGGGCGTGCTCGCCGCGATCCTCTCCTTCGACGTCGGCAAGTGGATTCCCACCGTGGGCGCCTGGAGCCGTTTCGTCCTCCTCGGCCTCTTCACCGTCACCGTCGTGGTGTACGGCATCAAGCACGGCCTGCACGGATTCGGGATCGGCGACTTCTCCCCGACGTACGTGGGATTCGTCGGCCTGGTTCCCGTCCTGATGTTCAACTATGTCGGTTTCGAGCTGCCCAACACCGCGGGCGACGAGATGACCGACGCCCAGAAGGACGTGCCCTTCGCCATCTTCCGCAGCGCCTTCCTCGCCGTTCTGCTGTACGCGCTGCCGATCCTCGGCATCCTGCTCGTCCTGCCAGTCAAGGCCATTACCGGCCTCGGCGGATTCATCGACGCGATCCGGCAGGTCTTCACCGTGTACGGCGGCCACGTCGCCGCCGACGGCACCGCCACGCTCAGCGGCGCGGGCAGCCTGCTCGGGGACCTCGCCGCGATCATGTTCATCCTCACGGTGCTGTCCTCCGGCGTCACTTGGGTCATGGGCTCCGACCGCGCCCTCGCCGTCTCCGGCTATGACGGCGCCGCGCCCCGGTTCCTCGGCGTCATCTCCAGTCGGTTCGGCACCCCGGTACGGGTCAACATCCTCAGCGGCGTGGTCTCCACCGTCGTCCTGGTGCTGGCCCACGAACTGACCGACGGCAGTGCCGCCAAGCTCTTCGGCGCCGTCCTCGGCCTAGCCGTCTCCACCACCCTCGTCAGCTACCTGGGCATCTTCCCGGCCCTCGCCGTACTGCGCCGCAAGGCCCCGGACGTCCCCCGCCCGTACAAGGCGCCCTTCCCCCGCACCATCAGCGTGGTGCTCACCCTGCTCGTCCTGTTCGCCAGCGTGCAGCTGGTCGCCCCCGGACTCGGCGACCACTGGTTCGGCTCCGACTACGCGCCGGACGGCTGGAGTTACGGCGAGCGCTGGAAGTACCTGCTGACGGAGGCCGTCCCGCTCGTCGGCTTCATGCTCCTCGGCGTGCTCTTCTGGGCACTGGGCAAGCCGACCCGTGCTTCACTTGCCGCCGAGGAGTAG
- a CDS encoding TetR/AcrR family transcriptional regulator — protein MPNAPTAKGRATRARIVEGAAEVLREQGVAFTTLDDIRSRTGTSKSQLFHYFPDGKDELLLAVAQFEADRVLEDQQPHLGRLDSWESWQQWRDVVVERYEIQGDNCPLGALFLQVGRSRPGARAIVTELMRQWQEQLARGMRALQTNGLVSPALDVDRTAAALLAGIQGGVTIMMSTGDSTHLKAALDTGIEHLRATASVPTAHRPVRT, from the coding sequence ATGCCGAACGCGCCGACCGCGAAGGGCCGCGCCACACGAGCCCGCATCGTCGAGGGGGCGGCCGAGGTGCTGCGCGAGCAGGGTGTCGCCTTCACGACACTCGACGACATCCGCAGCCGCACCGGCACGAGCAAGAGCCAGCTCTTCCACTACTTCCCCGACGGCAAGGACGAACTGCTGCTGGCGGTGGCCCAGTTCGAGGCGGACCGTGTCCTGGAGGACCAGCAGCCGCATCTGGGGCGGCTGGACTCGTGGGAGTCCTGGCAGCAGTGGCGGGATGTTGTGGTGGAGCGCTATGAAATCCAGGGCGACAACTGCCCGTTGGGGGCACTGTTCCTGCAGGTCGGGCGGTCCCGGCCCGGTGCACGGGCGATCGTGACGGAGCTGATGCGTCAATGGCAGGAGCAACTCGCCCGCGGTATGCGCGCCCTTCAGACAAACGGGCTGGTGTCGCCGGCCCTCGATGTGGACCGGACGGCCGCCGCACTGCTGGCGGGCATCCAGGGAGGCGTGACCATCATGATGTCCACGGGCGACTCGACCCACCTCAAGGCGGCGCTCGACACCGGGATCGAGCATCTGCGCGCGACGGCGAGTGTGCCGACGGCACATAGGCCGGTACGGACCTGA
- a CDS encoding SDR family NAD(P)-dependent oxidoreductase, with amino-acid sequence MGERLRNKTALVTGSTSNIGQAIAEAFAAEGAHVIVSGRNRERGAQVVEGIRASGGRADFLAADLDGSVEASRDLAHRARETLGGRIDILVNNAGIYPAPGTTDTDEKTFDKVYGVNVKAPFFLTAAVVPVMTESGGGAIVNLGSWIARLGVPLGALYSSTKGAMETLTRAWAAEFGPMGVRVNAVSPGVILPPAPEGGEPHPGEIMMKGTPAGDVGTPDAIAHAVVWLASDEAAFVHGTVVDVDGGRTGVAVIAA; translated from the coding sequence ATGGGTGAACGACTGCGGAACAAGACGGCGCTGGTCACGGGGTCGACCAGCAATATCGGGCAGGCGATCGCCGAAGCGTTCGCCGCCGAGGGGGCACACGTCATCGTGTCCGGGCGCAACCGGGAACGAGGGGCACAGGTCGTCGAAGGGATCCGTGCATCCGGCGGCCGGGCCGATTTCCTGGCGGCGGACCTCGACGGCAGCGTGGAGGCTTCCCGAGACCTGGCCCATCGGGCCCGTGAGACCTTGGGCGGGCGGATCGACATCCTGGTGAACAACGCCGGCATCTACCCGGCCCCCGGCACCACCGACACCGACGAGAAGACGTTCGACAAGGTCTACGGAGTGAACGTGAAGGCGCCGTTCTTCCTCACTGCTGCCGTCGTCCCGGTCATGACGGAGTCCGGTGGCGGGGCGATCGTCAACCTCGGCTCGTGGATCGCGCGCCTGGGCGTTCCTCTCGGCGCGCTCTACAGCTCCACCAAGGGAGCCATGGAGACGCTCACGCGGGCATGGGCCGCGGAGTTCGGCCCGATGGGCGTGCGAGTGAACGCCGTCTCGCCCGGCGTGATCCTGCCCCCCGCTCCGGAAGGCGGCGAGCCCCATCCGGGCGAGATCATGATGAAGGGCACCCCGGCCGGCGACGTCGGCACGCCGGACGCCATCGCGCATGCCGTGGTCTGGCTGGCCAGTGACGAAGCGGCCTTCGTGCACGGAACCGTGGTGGACGTCGACGGGGGCAGGACAGGGGTCGCCGTCATCGCCGCGTAG